DNA from Leptospira harrisiae:
CTCAGAAAGTTCCAATTTTTTTTCATATCCGACACGAGAATCCACAAATTGGTTATCTCCCGAGTCATCCATGGGTTTTTCCCTGCCTCGTTTCTTCTTGGCAAGTAAATCCTTGGACTTATTCACTACGATTCGGTAGAGCCAGGTATAAACTCCGGCCTCAGCCCGAAAGTTTTGGATGGATTTATAACCGGAAATGAGGGCATCTTGGACAATATCCTCCGCATCGTCTCCATCTTTTACCATGGAAACCGCTTTGCGGAACAATCGTTCCCGAAATGGGGACACTAAGGTCATGTAGGCAGTCGGATCCCCTGCTTTGATCTTTTGGAGTAGGATTTTTTCCTTCTCCCGCAGGGTCATATTTTTGCCTTCTAGGGGGCGTGGCATGAGGCCTAGAATTTCGAATCCGAGAATTCTATCAATGTTTTTCGGTTCTTTCTTCTGACTTAGATTCGGTGAAACATGGTTTCTAGATCTTTTCTTGTGAGTTTGATAAGAGTCGGCCGACCATGAGGGCAAAGAGAAGGGTTTTCACAGTAGGACAACCTTTGTAATAGTTCCCCAATGATGGGATCCGAGACCTGGTCCCCTTTTTTGATGGCCGACCTGCAGGCCACACATTTGGCCATTTCATCATAAAGTTCTTTGTCTTCCGGGTCTTTTTGTTTGAACCTTTCCCATAAATCCAAAATGGTTTCGGTTTCTTTACCGGGATCGATATAGGATGGCACTTCACGGATGAGAATGGTTCCTCCAGAAAATGGTTCGAGGCTGATCCCGAGTTCGGAAAACCGATCTTTCTCTTCTAACATTTCTTCCGCTTCTTCCTTCGTCAGTTCCAAACGAATCGGTGTGAGTAGGCTTTGGGATTTATACGCTTTGGATTTTAAGTCTCGCAAAACTTCTTCGTAACGAATCCTTTCATGGGCCGTATGTTGGTCGATGATATAAAGTCCATCCTCTGCCTCAGCCAAGATAAAGGTCTCAAATAAAACCCCGTAGTGTTTTTTCGGGACAAACAAATTGTGTTTGGTAAGATTCTCACCTAATAAGTGCAAGTTGGTTCCAGCCCCAATTCCTTCCAAAGAAAAACCTTGTCTTCCTTCAATGGAACTTGGACCAATGAGGGACTCACCCTCTGTTTGGAGATTCCCAAACATCCCTTGGCCTGCACCAAACCCAAAACCAGGACCACCAAATCCAGATCCGAAAGATGATTCCCCTCCCCGATTTTCATAGGGGATTGGCATAGAAAGTCTACGGCGCATTTCTAAAAATTCCACAGGGGTGGAGGTTCGTAAAACTTCAGTGATCCCTTGGAAAAGAATTCCTGTGATGGTTTCTTCTGATAAAAACCGAACTTCCTTTTTCTGTGGGTGGACATTCACATCCACAAATTCACGAGGAAGATCAAAGAATAAAAAG
Protein-coding regions in this window:
- the mutL gene encoding DNA mismatch repair endonuclease MutL is translated as MGIIHSLSADLINQIAAGEVIESTHSILKELIENSIDAGATKIEIATDSAGFGRILVSDNGHGIQKEDLPLAIKRYATSKIQDFHDLEHLFTFGFRGEALASIASVSRMVLESGTEGNRTAYRVTVEEGKIVSEEEIPFFIGTKIEIKDLFYNTPVRRKFLKTETGEEKKNRARVQTMAVSEPKIGFRYLQNGKEVLNVVPEDGLERVLSVYGENLRDHLLPVNSSRNGMTLRGWISHPDFYKSSRTGQFFFVNNRSVELKFSAQILKRCYGELLPSGAFPYAFLFFDLPREFVDVNVHPQKKEVRFLSEETITGILFQGITEVLRTSTPVEFLEMRRRLSMPIPYENRGGESSFGSGFGGPGFGFGAGQGMFGNLQTEGESLIGPSSIEGRQGFSLEGIGAGTNLHLLGENLTKHNLFVPKKHYGVLFETFILAEAEDGLYIIDQHTAHERIRYEEVLRDLKSKAYKSQSLLTPIRLELTKEEAEEMLEEKDRFSELGISLEPFSGGTILIREVPSYIDPGKETETILDLWERFKQKDPEDKELYDEMAKCVACRSAIKKGDQVSDPIIGELLQRLSYCENPSLCPHGRPTLIKLTRKDLETMFHRI
- a CDS encoding RNA polymerase sigma factor, producing MPRPLEGKNMTLREKEKILLQKIKAGDPTAYMTLVSPFRERLFRKAVSMVKDGDDAEDIVQDALISGYKSIQNFRAEAGVYTWLYRIVVNKSKDLLAKKKRGREKPMDDSGDNQFVDSRVGYEKKLELSEESRYLMDKIALLEDSYKQVLELRYFENLSYNEIAEIMECNVGTVKSRLFKAKEFLKHLIQKDEKGEGFFEK